Genomic window (Falco cherrug isolate bFalChe1 chromosome 4, bFalChe1.pri, whole genome shotgun sequence):
CCCAAGACAGGTATATGAGAAGGGGTGGTCCGCATCCACAAGAGCATGTGGATGAGCCAGATCACTGTGTTTTTAGAGGGAGGGAAGACAGCCCTGCAGTCTGGGTCTCAGTCTCACCCTGGATGTGGCAGGTCATTGCTATGGCAGCATAGAATGAAACCTGTGGCTACAGTCTTTAGAGAGCCCTTTTCTACCTTGCAGGGATGTTAAGATGAAAGCCTTAAGTATATATGCATTTCTATATGTGTGTAGTTTTTGTCTCAGTCACGGATATTTTCTCCTCAGCAAACTGCTGGAGTAGTGATGTGAAGACAGGAGTAGTCATCTGTGCCGTGGCGCCTCAGGAAGCCTGGCATGACTTCCCTGTTGATTATTTAACTAATTACCTTCCTCCACTGCTCTGCCAGGGTTATCAGACCACAATAAGTAGCCCTCAGTCTGCCCTTCctcacttgcttttctgtttctacagCTGCATCAGAAGCATGATTTAGAAGTGACCTTTCTAAACGTGCCTGGCCATCGCCTGTTTGCTAGCTGGGGTCTGTCTCACCTTTCCCTCAATTTGTTCCATTCCCCTCATGCTCAAAGTCTCATGagcaatgaaaggaaaaggaaaaaatgaaaaatgagcagTCTCTCCTTTCATGGAAGTCAGTAGGACATCTAGGGTTTGTACCAGTTAGTGCTATAAGAACAGACCTATCACTTTTCCTTAAAGCTTGAGCGTTCAGGTAATAATGTTATAGCAGAGTAAGCAGGTACACTGCTGAATTACATCCACAGAAGATGCACATGTCTAGGCTTAAATCAAATTAAGCTGGTTGAGAAATGGCTGTTGATGATAATTTGCTGCGTATCTGAGTAGTGAGTTATTACCGTCTCTTTTGTTTGTGAAAGCAGAAGCTGTTCAAAGAGCTGTTCCGTCCTTACAAAATAAGAAGCAGGCAAGAAAAGAAGCTAAATGCAACAACCCTTTGTCTCAGGCAAATGTTAGTTGTCACATTTaatctttgcaaatatttcaggaacagctttacattttactttatGAGCGTCTTTAGGTTTTGTTTATCGTGGACTTTAACCTAGGTCTGAATATAGTAGATAAGTTTTGAAGCATCTCAGACAGCTTTTGGGACCAACCAGCAGAGTTCCTCCTCATGCAGTGGGAAATTAATACTTGGCAtgaaatctgctgcttttctttcatctgtatGTTCAGCTCTTCTGCTGAGAGGTCActaacatttattatttaacaGGTTatacaagaaaatgaaaaaaatggtcaACTTCCTTGTATTCTTTCCCCCAAATCATGCCATTTTCCCTCCTGGTGTTAGAGTTATGAGAAAACCCGCTCGTCTCACTGGATAGCTGGATCCATTTGTAACTGAGTAAAAGCTCTTTAAAGCTTGCAGAGACTCCTATACCTGCTGAAAATTATAAAGTCACCAGCTCAGAATCCGGCTGTTACTCAAGCCCACAGCAGTATGAGTCTGCTGGAAAGCAACAACTACTTAGGAGTGGGAAATAGCACAATCCATTGTGTACTGCCCATCCTATTTAACCGAAAAAGTGTATTATGCAGATATGTACCTCCCTCCACATGCACTAATATATGAAATATGTGTTATAAAAAtgcataataataaaatctcTCTCCTTAGTTAATGTGCACAGTTATGTAGCATGTTGAACAGAGAGTATATGAACAGTATTTTTCTAAGAGCctcttttttctattctttttttcagacattGCCATGGGATCTATGGACGGTAAGCCTGACATTTATCATTGTGAATAGGGATGTTTCTCTGATTCTGATTTCGTAATACTCTAGACTCAGATTTACTATGCTTTTACCAAAAGCCAAGATAAAGATTTGACAGACGGTGACAAACACTTTCAGGTATATGATGCCACTGGGAATCTTTTAAAACCACCACCAATGAAAAATGTTCTCTGTTGCTTGCCCTACAAAATCTAAATGATGTCAGAAATCTAGGCTAATAAGATTCACAATCATTATAGCTAAGCATGTGTTGCTTCTATTCTCATGCCTAAATTACAGTTATTAGAGGGTAGGAATGGAATGGATGCTGGTCACCTGATTTAATTATCTGAAGGTGTAGTTCCTCAGAACTTTAACCCAGTGGACAACCATTTTCTCAAAATTCAGGAGTGCAGAGAGAATTTAACTTGCCTTTGTGGGCATACGATTAATTGGAGTAATTCAAAAAAGAAGCTGCTACTTGAGGAAACTGCATGAATCCTTCCTCCTTGTGCCAAATCTTCCCTGCAGGAAGGAAACAACTCATTTTTGTGAGCTTTCTTTTGACTTTGTCATGTTCATAGCTGGGTTGACTTGACGTGAAGCCTGTTACACTCATTTTTGACCTTTTGCAGCTTCAGCCAGCCCAGTAATAAGTGGATGCTTCTCATGCATTCAgatttgcagagctgttttgtGAACACATGGcatatataatgtatattaaATGCTTATCTCTTTCTATTGGGAAAGGTTAAATAAAGCCTAAAAAAATAGTCATGTCTGTAGGCTAGTCAAAATTTCAAGGCTGCCAATATCTAGACTAGCTAAAATAACccagaaatgttttgaatttattGGTGTGAACTTATATTAGATAGCTTTATCAATGTCTGCCTTTCACACGGTTTTATTTGTAGCTTGTTAATATTAATTAGTTTCCTCTTTGCTCTAGAATAAAAAAGAACGAAGTAGTGAGCTTCACAGCTGAATGTTTGAAATTAGGGATACTCCATCTTTTAACTGAGTTTCTCTTAATAAGTTGAGCACGGAGTAGTTATTGATCTTCCTGGCAGCATTTGTATCTGATCAAAGTGGCAGCGTAGACAGCAGGCTTTGTGACTTGATGCCATACTCTGTGTGGATATAAATGCCTCTGCATGTCACAGGGTGATGGAGAATTGGAGCTGCATGCTCAGGGCTCTCTGCACTGCCTGAATGATGCAGTGATGCCTTAGTGTAAACACAAGTAAGCTCCACTGGCACGTGCATTGTTTGCTTCTCAGGTCACTGTCTCCCAGAGCAACCCCTCTTTTCAAATGAGATGTAAGAGGGTTCCTGCAATAAAATTGTCAGtggcttacagaaaaaaaagcaaggtgcGATAAATATTCCACATACGTGGAGAACTTATTTTATAATGTAATgcagaggctggaagggacctgggATTAGTCTTCTGTGGAGTGGCAGGAGCGGATCCACCACTCCTTCCCCACATCAGTTTGGTAACTGCTGCTGGTTAGAGAACTGCCAATTAACCAACTGTTGCTCTAACGAAGTACTTcatattcttcttttctgtgttttgcatgTATGATTTTCTGCTATACAGACAAGCAGCGAGTTGGTGCAGCCGGTAAGCAAACCTACCCCCAACATCGCAACCTTTCTAGAGATGTGCTTTAATCAGTGTGGTGTAatagttttctggttttgtctaTCAGTGCTGCTCTTTTACATTGCACTCTATTGCCTCCAAATGTTGCAAACCACATAGCTTTCCTTAAACGGCTTAATTTAGTcactttcattctttaaattaaaactgctctagtaaaatataaattttgtgttttctcatcAAGTCCGCCTTTATCTTTTTCatcttgtgttttttctttgcttttctgtctgcttaAAGCCTGATTCTTCAAAAAGTCTTTCCCTGTGTAACCTGGTCATGGAGGAAACCCCAAACAGTGGGTCATCAGAAGATACTAACAGATCTCAAACTGATCTAGGTTCACTCAACTGGGGCCTAGATGTTAGCACACCCAGTGTCAGCCAGGAAATTACTGCAGGCggttctttgcttttccctggggcagagcaAACCTCAAGTGAATCCACGGGTACTCTGTCTGCTAGTGTTTGGCCTGCTGTAGGTGAGCAGGAGGATGCTGCACCAGGGTCAGCTTCTGTAAACGAAAACCAGAGGACTTCACTGGAGGACCAGTTGGACGCCAAAAATGCTCCATGGGAAGATGTGGTGACCAATCAGCCTCTAGAGAACATAACCAGTTTTGAGACACCCATCCTGGGAACTGATAGCTTGTTGGATGAGCCCCTCCCATGTGATGTgcaaaaggcagaggaagagcGGGAGGAAGACGAGTGGGCAGGTGCCAAGCCAAGTGAAAAGGTAGAAACCAGAGCTGTTAACTGCAAGGAGGTAGAAGGTACAGAGGAACTGGAAGAGCGAGGTTGTGAAACGAAACGAAACAGTGTGGCAGAACTTCACGAGGGTTTAGCAAAATCAGATCTTGAAATGGTAGtcagcacagaagcagaaaatttaCATGAGTTGGAAGATAGCGATAGGGATGCTGGGAGTGGTGTTAGTCTAGAAAACCCGAGGGAAGAAGAATTCAAATGGGTCAGTGTCATTGAGGAGACAGATAGAGAAATACCATTGTTGAGCACAGAGCCGGAAGGTGGGGACAAAATAGTAGTGGACAACTGTCAAACTGTAGAAAGCACTGGTGCTGAACCTGAGAGAGTCTTTGGTATCTCGGATCAGGACCGTGAAAGGACATTTGAGGATGGCTTAGACCAAACTGACAGTGGTACTGGAGAGAGTACATCCATGGAGCATATAAACTTGAGGGCACATGTTGACCTAGAAGTAACTGACCACACAGAAAAGGACCCTACAGATACTGGAAACATTCTGTGTGATGCTGAATTATCCAGTACAGAAGAGTCTGATAAAGGAACTGAAGACAATAGCATCAGCCTCCTCCCAAATGgtagtgctgctgctgaaggtcagtctgctgctgaaaaagaGTGGGCGTTGCTGCCAGAGACAGCTGATGCTGCTAGCACAAGCTGTGGTAATCCTTGCCTAGATAATGCAGAAAACCAAGTGACAGgtagggcagcagcagcagtcgCTGAAGAGCACCCTAGTAGCGGTGGTATTCCTGAAGCCTTGGAAACAGAACCCTGGCTGGCAAACTGGGATCCAACAGTTACTAATGATTCTTGGGGTTTTTCTAATCTGTCAGATGGCCAAGCCAATGGACTGGATAATTGGCCCTTTTTCCCCAAGCAGCAAGACTCAGAGGAAGGTAACATGGAACATGTTTGGTTAGGCATTAGTGATAAATGGTCTACACAAGACCTAGGAGGGACTGATAACACCTGGGGAGAAGTCGGTGTGAGCACAAGCAATAAAAGTCAGGAGGCACCAGTAAAACAAGGCTtgcctggggagcaggcaggcgTTAGCAATCCTGGACCGAGCAAGGAGATAGCTAGACCCTTGACTCTCTTTCAAATGGGAAATTCCAGAAATGCTAGCACCGAGAGTTCAACTAGTCCTAAAGACAATGAGACCAACAACTCAGATTTATCTGAAGATGAAATTGCTAACCGGAGATATGGATTGTTGTACCAGGAAATTGAGGCTGATAAAGAAGAGGTACCTACCCCAGTGTGTAGCCTAGTCTAGACAAAGAGTTCCTTAGGTCATGCATAACCTTGTCGTTTAAAAACAATCCGTTTGTGTGTTTCCCACTGCCCCTCCCAAGCCCGCGctattctttttttgaaagattgCCATGCAACTGCTCATAGTGTGGTGCCCCTCAGCCATGTAATGAAGCAGGCTgacaaaaatgcatttcagaacaGTGAATGAAACTTTGAACTGCGAAGGCACCTTGTGTCTCgcaggttttgtgttttggttgtaTAACTTTAAATGCACctagtctttttttattattattttataaaaatacttaagttcctctgctttttggttttgttgtattCTTTCAGCCTGTGACACCTGTTACCAAATAACACTGTCATCATATTTCTTGCTGCCTTACCcttaattttacttctttctttctttcttttttgatgtCTGgcctacatttttattttgcaaataaaaatggttttactCATGTTCTGATCTAGTAAAAAAATGATAATTTGTTCTGATCTTCACTTCTACTTAGGCATCCAGCACAGCATTTAATGGATTTGCACAGGTGAGAAATAACACattttgagatttatttttttttcctgtactgttAGGAGGGATTAGGACTGGCTGTACAATTTCAGGAAATCTGTTCTGCATACACAATAGTGTTATACTGACTCGGATCCAAACCTTTTCCTCGGAAATTATTCCTAGGTGTTACTAGAATGGTGCTAATACTCTTGTTATTCTCGGCCTGACTGAAACTAATAGCAAAAATCCTTAAAAAGAACCTTAGTGGgacttattttttcctcctacaaAGACTGATTTAGCTTTTTTATTGTGctcttttgtgggtttttctcaCAATCCCCAAATCCTATAAAGCGTGGTTTCCTCAGTTGCACATACTTTcagtgtctctgtgtgtgtatatatgagttttatttatttatgcatcTTGATTTTCATATAAGatatattttaatctgaaaGTTAAACCTAAATTATTCGTTTGTTGCTGTGCTGATGGTGAGACTCTGTATTAGGCATCACAGAGATTCAGCACATGAAGATACCATGTTTATGCTTTTAAATtccagggctgtgccaggatCCCATATTTCAGGTGGATAACCCTTGTTAATTTCCAGCATCCTTTTATAGACTAGCTCATCCACAGCACACCTTGCACACCATGTTAGAAAAGTACCCAAAAAGGCTGAGTGTATACAAGGATTGGAATGAGTCTTCCAGTGCTTAACAGTTCTGTTCCAGAACATTTAAATTAGTAAAGAATCCATAAGGAAGGGGCAAAGCAGAAGGCTGCTACCTCTAATAATTATGGGAAAATGTTTGCCCAGAGGAAATCAAAATTTGATGCCCACACCGCagtagaaaaaattatttggccCAGCAATATTTTGCGAACTAATTGGTTCTGAATGGGCAAGATGTTGGAAAGCATGTCCATTTTTCTATCTTCTTAATGCAGGTAAACTTTTATATGTGTAATTACTATAGTTACTAACTAAATAAAAGCCCAGCATTAAGTAGCTTAGAGCTAGCGTACTCCCCAGGCACGGGCACATGTCATTGCAAAAAAAGGTTGAGTTTCACAACTTAGAAGTGCATTGTGCCTGAAACAGAATCTTTGCAATTCGAATGTATTTaatgaatggatttttttgctgcctttaatAACATTGAACAGTTTAGAAGTATAGAATAtataactgaaaaagaaatgtctttcatATTAAGTACGCTTaactaataattatttttaatacctatTCAAATTATCTAAGTCGTCTTATTCTATGTGAATTTACTAATGGCTTTACCTGaataaaccattaaaaaaatcaggtctTTGATAGACACCTACAAATATCCCATCTCAAGTATTTTTGCatcattgtttttcatttctatatCTAGGATACCTCTGCATTTACAGtgcaagcaaatgaaaatgtgacaGAACATTTGGTAAGTGGTggcttttgcttcctttttaaatgcCTTCTAAAAAAttgctccttttttcctttgtaccaagatattttctcttttttttgtgtgtgttttctatCCTCTAAATCACAAAATCTTAGCTTTAAAGAGTTGGTAGGTTATACCATTGTAGTTTTAAATCTTTACTAACTGAAAGTCTTTTACAGGGATAGcgtagagaaaaagaaaagaaaaccaggttGTTCTAAGATATGTTTACTTTTCAAAGCTGTAGTCAAACAGTTTGTTCATTTATTGCATTTAGGAAACAAGTATGATAGTACTGTGGTCCAGTGCACAGCTGGTGGTAGTACGTGATGGCTGCTTAAATGTCTCCAGtattgctgtaattttttccaCTCTCCACATATTAATAGTAGGCACAGTCTATTTCTAAGGAGTGGAGAATCTGTTTGGGAGTGATCATACTTGGGCAGTTTCTTAGTTTCTCTTACAGTCTTAGGTTAGCCTGGATGGCAGCAGAGTGATAATATTATTTAATGTGGCTTTTGTATAATGCCACTGGTGGTGCTTGTAATTGTGGTTGTTACTGAATATGGTGAGACCGTTTTTACTTGTAGCTGAAAAGTGGTAACTAGTCTGAAGACAGCTTTGTCAACAAGCGACTTGAAGCACATCAATGCAATCTGCGTTATAACATTACCTGTGATTTTAAGCCTGAAAGTTTCTTCCAGTGTTAAACCTCAGGAAACTCATTAGGCATCTTACCTGGGATAAAtctattttgtgtttttcatttcagtcctATTTCTTCTTTGTGAAATTCCCTAGAGCTGGCATTAATCCATTACACAGAGAGATTTCTGCACAGCACGGTGTAATGAACGTTTCTTTATGCTATGCCAAATCCTGACGGTCTTGTTTAGGCAGACTTCTCTGTACCTTAGTAAAAATCAGTATGCTTAAGGAGTATGTGAAAAAACAAGTGAGAGGCTAtgagtttttttcctaaaaaatacCAAGGAGGAGAAGATTTTAGTATCTTGAAGAATTTAATGGAAGCTGTCTCTTCATCACAGGAGACCTTCTAGCCAGCTGCCTCTTATCAACTGCAAAGCAGCTAAATAGCTTTTAAGCTTTATATTATGCTGAGCAATTTGTTCATGGCAAATTAATCTACTGGGTTTATTTTATCTGGTTGAGTCAGCCATCTTTATAAATAGAATATGCTGAGCACAGCTTGCAGCTCTCTTGTACACGCATGCATTTGCAAAGCGATGACTCCATTAGAGAACGCACTTTTGCTGTGAGCTGTTTTTGCTATAGGACTGGATGTGTTGCAGGGCTGCTGCTATTTGCAAGGTTCTTTTGGTGAAAAACAAGCTTAGGCCAGAATTTAAAAGGGTGGAAATCCCAATAGTGGGTTGATGAATGGATGCCTTGTAGGTTATTGAGAGCTCCAGAGGGAATGCATTTCAATAAGAAACCAGGGATGATTTTCACACAGCCAAAATTCaagcagtcagtggttgcttttATGCATATAAAAACTGTTGGAGTCTCTGCTAGTTGTTCTTACATCCACTGGAGGAGGGATTATATTGTCTGAGAACAGGCAGAACTAGGGAAtaaggaataattttaaaaactcataTTTGAAGCCCAGCATTTGTGCACACAAGTGCCAGTTCCAGCTCTTGGGCTTGCCATCAGTTTCTGGAGCATTTATGAGCAAACTGGGtgccttccccccacctctaTCAACCCTTTCTGTAACTCAGGAGGCCgatgctttctttccttgtgaGGGAGGGATGTAGGACTGGCTTCATTTACATGTAGAACACTGAGCATCAAAGGGCCCTTTAGATGCTGTAAGGCCAAGCATTGCCATCCTCTCCCTGGCAAAACCTGGCAAGACTGAGCCAGAAACAGCACTGTGCCAGGCACAGTTCCCGTTCCCCTCTTCCATCCCCACTATCATGTGCTCCTCAACAATTTTTCCACTGTCTGCTTGAAAATCAATAAAACCAAAGACTGAGGCTGAAGAAGCTCCACCTGGGGAACCCA
Coding sequences:
- the AMPH gene encoding amphiphysin isoform X1 translates to MADMKTGIFAKNVQKRLNRAQEKVLQKLGKADETKDEQFEEYVQNFKRQEAEGSRLQRELRGYLAAIKGMQDASKKLTESLHEVYEPDWYGREDVRMIGEKCDELWEDFHQKLVDGSLLTLDTYLGQFPDIKTRIAKRSRKLVDYDSARHHLEALQSSKRKDEGRITKAEEEFQKAQKVFEEFNTDLQEELPSLWSRRVGFYVNTFKNVSSLEAKFHKEIALLCHKLYEVMTKLGDQHADKAFTIQGAPSDSGPLRIAKTPSPPEEVSPLPSPTASPNHMLAPASPAPARPKSPTQLRKGPPVPPLPKLTPTKELQQENIINFFDDNFVPEINVTTPSQNEVPETKKVESLLDLDFDPFKPEVAPTGVTHSPMSQTLPWDLWTTSSELVQPPDSSKSLSLCNLVMEETPNSGSSEDTNRSQTDLGSLNWGLDVSTPSVSQEITAGGSLLFPGAEQTSSESTGTLSASVWPAVGEQEDAAPGSASVNENQRTSLEDQLDAKNAPWEDVVTNQPLENITSFETPILGTDSLLDEPLPCDVQKAEEEREEDEWAGAKPSEKVETRAVNCKEVEGTEELEERGCETKRNSVAELHEGLAKSDLEMVVSTEAENLHELEDSDRDAGSGVSLENPREEEFKWVSVIEETDREIPLLSTEPEGGDKIVVDNCQTVESTGAEPERVFGISDQDRERTFEDGLDQTDSGTGESTSMEHINLRAHVDLEVTDHTEKDPTDTGNILCDAELSSTEESDKGTEDNSISLLPNGSAAAEGQSAAEKEWALLPETADAASTSCGNPCLDNAENQVTGRAAAAVAEEHPSSGGIPEALETEPWLANWDPTVTNDSWGFSNLSDGQANGLDNWPFFPKQQDSEEGNMEHVWLGISDKWSTQDLGGTDNTWGEVGVSTSNKSQEAPVKQGLPGEQAGVSNPGPSKEIARPLTLFQMGNSRNASTESSTSPKDNETNNSDLSEDEIANRRYGLLYQEIEADKEEASSTAFNGFAQDTSAFTVQANENVTEHLTEAEEAPPGEPKVEETPAAAVVEKEAIPAEPAKPAEQAVDSVEAGDKETTGLAEKESKVVPVTEGAAAAEDGVAVAAGAGDGTATTEQEGVAEGDKPQGEEKEADVSQEKVSSIPSVVIEPASNNEGEGEEHEVVVNESKDASAEMGTQGTDASPSETPQAGSEQKPAEEIQAAPSQDQPVVAEEAASAMPPGFLFKVEVLHDFEAANSDELNLKRGDIVLVIPSETTADQEAGWLTGIKESEWLQYRDANSYKGLFPENFTRHLE